The DNA segment CCAGCTGTTCCATAGGGACATAGAGGCGGTCCCCACTCTGACCCCGTTTAGAGGCGGCGTATTCAATCACCAGATATTCACGCCGGCTCGTGCCCTCCCCCGTTTTAATAGTCCGCTCCGTCATCTCCACAAAACGGCCAATCCCATGCTGGTCGTGCACCACCAGGTCACCTGCCTTAAGTGCCAACGGGTCAACGGCGTTCCGGCGCTTCGCCGTGCGGGAGCGGCGGTTGCTCACTGTTCCCACTCGCGAGCCCGTCAGATCAGGTTCGGACAGGATGAGGAGTTCCGGAAGTGCAATGCCGTTTCGACACTGTCCTGCCAGAAAGTTGAGAGCCCCCGCTTGCGGAGATGCGCCCGGCGCAAGCTGGTGCATCACCACGTTGCGGTCACGGAACTGCTGGTGTAGGCGCCGGTAGGTGGTAGCGGGACCAATAACGAACACTGGCGTGCCGTCTTTCCCCAGACGATGCTGCAGCCCCTCAACTAGTTCTTCAACCGCTGCTAGGTCGCCGCGCGGCGCTGGTGCCGCTGACCACGGGATATCCCGGGTGGGAGTATCTGCATCCGCTTCGACGTTTAACATGCCCGGCGGGTTGAGGACCCACCAGCGGCCGTCCTTCTCGAGTGTTTCCCGCTGGACGTCCCGGAGGGTACGGTAGGCACCTTGTCCTAGGCGGAGAAGGTCAATGGGGGCCTGTCCGCCCTCGGCTGCACTCTCCCACGAGGCTGCAAGGAATTCCGCGCAGGTGCGGGTGAGGTCTGCGGTACGCGTCCGGATTTTCTCCTGGTCACACACCACCGTAAGGGCTCGTGTGGGGAGAAAGCTGGGCAGCAGGCAGAGTTCTTCGGACGCTAGCGCCGGGATAAAGGCCTCACGCCCCGCTACCGGCACCCCTTGGGCGAGTTTGTCGAGCATGTCAGCAATGGCCGCATGACCGGCTAGCTCTTGGTAGAGCTCGGCAGCCCGATACTCCACCTGTGCTGTCATGAGGAGTTCCGAGCAGGGGTACATGGCGACCCAGGTAAGGTCGGCGTCCGGAATAGTGCGCTGGTCTGCCACTGAGAAGGTACGAATATCGGAGATTTCATCTCCCCAGAATTCAATACGCACGGGGTGTTCAGCGGTGGCGGGGAAAATGTCAATGATTCCGCCTCGGACCGCGAAGTCACCACGGCGAGACACCAAATCCACACGCTCGTAGGCGAGCTGAGCGAGCAGAGTCGGCACCTCAGAAAACTCTATTTCTTGATCGACGTGCAGGATCAGTGGTGGTGTCTGGGCCAGCGAAGCTTGGATGGGTTGGATCAGCGAGCGGGTGGCAGCAACCACCACACGAAGTGGCGCTACCGGACTATGTGGATCAGGATGAGCCGCAAGGTGGAGCCGATGTAACACTTCCAGACGCCGCCCCACCGTATCGATGGAGGGAGAAAGACGTTCATGCGGAAGGGTCTCCCAACTGGGGAAGAACGCGACGTCATCGCCCAGATAAGTGGCGAGTTCCGCTGTCAGTTCCTCCCCTTCGTGGCCGGTGGCCGTCACCACGAGGAGGGGGGTGCGGGTGGCAAGTGCGGAGAGTAGAAGCGGCCGAGCTGCATCGCTGCTGTTGATGGTAAGAGAGTGTGTTGTGCCTGACGCATCCGCGAGTAACTCCTGTATAGCAGGGTTCGGGAGGGCCAGAGCAAGCGGAGCCTGGCCCGGGGGGATGTCGCAATGTGTACCTTGCAGGGTCGGAACAGAAGGGTTGGTCACGCTTCTAGCGTAAACTAGAAGTATGCGTGGCATAATTTTGGCGGGCGGCACGGGGTCGCGTCTTTTTCCAATGACGACGGCAGTCAGCAAGCAGTTGCTCCCCGTCTATGACAAGCCCATGATCTACTACCCGCTCTCCACCCTCATGCTGGCGGGTATAGAGGACATCCTCATCATCACCACCCCCGTAGATCGACCGCAATTCGAGCGTTTATTAGGTGACGGTAGCCATCTGGGTGTGCGGCTCCAGTACTTGTCACAAGATGCTCCTGAGGGGCTCGCGCAAGCCTTTGTGTTGGGTGCAGATTTCATTGGGGAGGAACGAGTTGCCCTGATTTTGGGCGACAATATTTTCTACGGCCCGCGGCTCGGTACCCAGCTGCGACGTTTCTCCGACGTTGATGGTGGGGCGATCTTTGCGTACCAAGTGCGTGAGCCGCAAGCCTATGGTGTGGTGGATTTTGATGCCACCGGCACCGCCTTGTCGATTGAAGAGAAACCTGCACATCCTCGCTCGCCCTTCGCTATCCCCGGTCTGTACTTCTACGACAATTCGGTGATTGAGGTAGCGCGGACTCTAAAGAAGTCCCCCCGCGGCGAATACGAGATCACTGACGTCAACCGCCACTATTTGGATGCAGGAAAACTGCACGTCGAGGTACTTCCCCGCGGTACCTGTTGGATGGACACGGGCACTGTTGATGACCTGATGAGTGCAGGCGACTATGTGCGCGCAGTCGAGCAACGCCAGGGGCAGAAGATCGGTGCTCCCGAAGAGGTGGCGTGGCGTCTAGGGCTGATTGATAACGCCCAATTACGGTCCGCGGCAGCCCGACACACCTCATCTGGCTATGGCGATTACCTATTAGCCCTGCTCGATGGGTTACACTAAGAAAGCTTCGGAGGCCTGCCTCTGATGTTCGCCGCACAACTGTGCAGACGATCTCCCGTGGTGTAATCGGCAACACTACTGGTTTTGGTCCAGTCATTCTAGGTTCGAGTCCTGGCGGGAGAGCTACTTTTCCTCCGTCCGGTATCCGCCCTACGGGTACCGCAACAGTCACCATAACTACGCCCCACTTGCAGAATGGCAGGTGGGGCATAGTTAATGTGTGGGATGGTTGTGGGAAAACGTGGTCCTTAGATATAGATCGCCGGATCAATGTATTCAGCGGGATCCACCAAGAGCTCCGTCTGGTCTGCCCCACGCTGGCGCACCTCTGCGGGGATGCCAATAAGGATCGAGTGCGGCGGGGCGTCATGGACGACTACCGCATTGGCACCAATGGCACAGTCATCTCCGATGACGACCGGGCCAAGTACTTTGGCGCCGCAGCCCACCTGGACACGATTTCCCACAGTGGGGTGGCGCTTGCCGGTGGCGAGGGAACGCCCGCCGAGAGTGACACCGTGGTAAAGCATGACATCGTCTCCTACCTCGGCTGTCTCACCAATGACGACGCCCATGCCGTGGTCAATGAAGAACCGACGCCCAATAGTGGCACCGGGATGAATCTCGATACCGGTGAAGGAACGGACGATTTGGGAACCCAGCCGGGCGAACGGCCGAAGAGGTTGAATCTGCCACATGGCATGGAAAACACGGTACGCCCAGATGGCATGGAGACCGGAGTACACCAAAGCATTTTCGAGATCTCCGCGGGAGGCGGGGTCATGCGCACGCGCATTCTGCAGATCTTCGCGGATGAGCGCGAGAATATTCACGTCAAGTTCCTCTTATAAACATCAGAGAAGTCCCGCGCGAACGCGCGGAACTTCTCTGATCCTATCGTTTTCGATGAGGGGAAAGAAAGGAAACGACTAGTCGCGAATGTCGTCGAAGAGGATGGTGGAAACATAGCGCTCACCAAAGTCCGGGACGATGACAACGATGTTCTTGCCCTCATTCTCCGGCCGTTCAGCTACTTGCAGGGCAGCATAGAGAGCAGCACCTGCCGAGATACCACCAAGGATGCCTTCGTCACGCCCCGCTTTGCGGGCTGTCGCCACCGCGTCCTCGTCCGTGACGTCGATAACTTCGCTGTAGACCTCGCGATCCAACACGTCGGGGACGAAGTTAGCGCCCAAACCCTGAATCTTGTGCGGGCCGGCGTGCCCTTCGGAGAGAAGCGGGGAACCAGCCGGCTCAACCAGCACAATCTGCACAGCCGGATTGGCCTTCTTGAGTTCCTGGCCGACACCGGTCAGGGTGCCACCGGTACCAACACCGGCCACAAAAATATCCACCTTGCCGTCAGTGTCGCGGAGGATTTCCTGCGCGGTGGTCTGGCGGTGGATTTCGGGGTTAGCGGGGTTAGCAAACTGGCTAGCCAAGATGGAGTTGGGGGTGGAGGACACAATTTCCTTGGCCCGATCAACCGCACCTTGCATTCCGTCGGCTCCCGGTGTGAGTTCAATTTCGGCACCGAAAGCCTTGAGCATCACCTGCCGCTCTTTCGACATGGTCTCCGGCATGGTGAGAATAACCTTGTAGCCGCGGGCTGCACCGACCATAGCGAGGGCGATGCCGGTGTTTCCGGAAGTGCCTTCCACGATGGTGCCGCCAGCCTTCAGCTCGCCGGACTTCTCGGCAGCGTCAATAATGGCGCGCCCAATCCGGTCTTTTACAGAGTTGGCGGGGTTGAAGTACTCGAGTTTAGCGAGCACGGTGGCGCCAGCGTTGGCGGTCAGCCGGTTGAGCCGCACGAGCGGAGTGTTGCCGATGGTTTCGGTGACGTCGTTGTAAATAGCCATGAGGGGCTCCTCTTTTGTAGTGCTCATTAACGCTCCAACGGGCAGACCGTTGGTTCTGATATTTCCATACTGCTCGGTTGAATGCGAGCATGACGAGTTTCGTTCACCATGATGAAAAGAACGTAAGATGGAAGAGATCATCTTTCCGAGCGCAGAG comes from the Lawsonella clevelandensis genome and includes:
- the rfbA gene encoding glucose-1-phosphate thymidylyltransferase RfbA, which translates into the protein MRGIILAGGTGSRLFPMTTAVSKQLLPVYDKPMIYYPLSTLMLAGIEDILIITTPVDRPQFERLLGDGSHLGVRLQYLSQDAPEGLAQAFVLGADFIGEERVALILGDNIFYGPRLGTQLRRFSDVDGGAIFAYQVREPQAYGVVDFDATGTALSIEEKPAHPRSPFAIPGLYFYDNSVIEVARTLKKSPRGEYEITDVNRHYLDAGKLHVEVLPRGTCWMDTGTVDDLMSAGDYVRAVEQRQGQKIGAPEEVAWRLGLIDNAQLRSAAARHTSSGYGDYLLALLDGLH
- the epsC gene encoding serine O-acetyltransferase EpsC codes for the protein MNILALIREDLQNARAHDPASRGDLENALVYSGLHAIWAYRVFHAMWQIQPLRPFARLGSQIVRSFTGIEIHPGATIGRRFFIDHGMGVVIGETAEVGDDVMLYHGVTLGGRSLATGKRHPTVGNRVQVGCGAKVLGPVVIGDDCAIGANAVVVHDAPPHSILIGIPAEVRQRGADQTELLVDPAEYIDPAIYI
- the cysK gene encoding cysteine synthase A, which gives rise to MAIYNDVTETIGNTPLVRLNRLTANAGATVLAKLEYFNPANSVKDRIGRAIIDAAEKSGELKAGGTIVEGTSGNTGIALAMVGAARGYKVILTMPETMSKERQVMLKAFGAEIELTPGADGMQGAVDRAKEIVSSTPNSILASQFANPANPEIHRQTTAQEILRDTDGKVDIFVAGVGTGGTLTGVGQELKKANPAVQIVLVEPAGSPLLSEGHAGPHKIQGLGANFVPDVLDREVYSEVIDVTDEDAVATARKAGRDEGILGGISAGAALYAALQVAERPENEGKNIVVIVPDFGERYVSTILFDDIRD